DNA sequence from the Solea solea chromosome 12, fSolSol10.1, whole genome shotgun sequence genome:
aacaaagaagtctgaaatgtctccacagGTTTTCCTGATGAAACTGCGGAAACGTGTTGTTTTCACTGACTTGTGTGTCAGGCTGcttctcagcagcaggtggcgctcacTGCGCTCATTGTTTCATAGAATCTGTGAAATGTTcagaaataaaaagtcaaaggttttacttttactttgacatcGTTTTCTCAACGTTCAGTCTGATGATATCAGAGGTCGATTAAGTGGTCTGGCTCTGCCGAGCTGCTCGACGTTTGACTAGTGTGTTCTAGCAGCAGCGGCTGCTCGTGCTTCTTTAgttttagctttagctttagctttagctttagacctgagacctgagacccagaacagaacagaacaaacCAAACCACCGCGGGTGCTGTGTCCTCGGCGTGTCTGTCCCCGGAGGACCACCATGGACAGAGACTCAGTGAAACTTTCCAAGAACCTGCTGCGCATGAAGGTGAGTGAAGCGTTGTTTGCTAACTGTTAGCTGCAGAAGTCCATTCAGAAATGAGtgactttttgtgttttgtgcttcaAAAACGGCCCAAACTTCTACTAAATACTGAATAAAGATGATTTTGTTGTACAATCGGAGCCTGTGATTAATTCGGTTTATAAGTGAGTTAACTTGAAAACTCTCTGGGTGTTAAAAATTTAATAATTCATGTCACGAGCTTGCTTCTGACTATTTATTCAAATTGAATGTCGtaattttttcagttttgtacaTTAATTTCACTTAAAGATATTAATTATCACTAAGTTTCTgcaactgtgtttttatgttttaaccaTGGATCTACAATGGCACGTGGTTTAGACACTGCAGCACTTTATTAAAAACGTGTTTTAAagtgtaataaataatattaataatgatagtGACGGAATAAATGGATAAAGTGTGATGGCGTCGTTTGTTCAGTTCATGCAGAGAGGTTTGGACGAAGAGACGAAGAAGcagctggaggaagaggagaagagaatcATCAGTGATGAACACTGGTACCTGGACGTCCCCGAGCTCAAGAGCACAGAGTCAGTCCTTTCACTCACAACTCAACAGTTCATAAACTGGGATTTCTGTAACTATCCACTTTTCATCGTTTTCTCTCTTTAATCTTCTGTTGTACTGTGAACATTATTTTGTTACTGTACGGCGTGTTTCCACTCGCTCGACTCGTGACCTCACTGGACTGCCgtgctctgattggtcagagtgtcgtcacaggaagagactcAAGAATCACTCAGTCACGTGATGTGAagacttcatgtgttcatgtgtgagaCGCAGTGACAAAGCTGCACAATCGTCATGTAGAAATGAGATCACGTTGAGTTGTGAATTGAGATTTTTATAACAATTTATCATGCAGccctttgttattgtttattataattattattattattactattgttattatgtgtACAGAAGCTGTCAAAGTAGGTTTCACTGATGGGTCTCTACTGCCCCCTACAGGAGCCAGATCATAGAGGTGGACAGTTTTGTTCCCTGTGAGGACCTGATTTATGGACGCATGTCCTTCAGAGGCTTCAGTCCAGATGTGGAggtttgtgtctcactgtgtgtgtgtcattgtgtgtctctgacatcatcatcacatgaGTTGTCTTGTTGTCACAGAAGCTGATGAAATTGAATGGAaaaggtgaagaggaggaggagaaggaggaggatgagagcagGATGAAGACGGACGTCACTGATGAAGAAATGGCTCTGAGGTCAAATCATATTTCACAGCGTTGACTGTTTTTGAATCATCACAcgtttgacatgtttgtgtcGTCGTCTCCTTCAGGTACGAGAGTTTAGTCGAAAGCATGAAGAAGAAGTTTGTGAGGAAGCGCGAGCGATCGTCGCTGGACGACACGAACAGGAAGAGAGTTTTTGTCAAACCTCAGGACTGAACCTCTCTGTGGATGTTATACatcctgtctttctttttgAAATCAAAGTGTTTTCATTAAACACCTGTTTCACCCTTTATTAtgcatcatccattcatcacagCAGGAAGAATGTGTTACTGTTGATTTATCAGAATAAACAACCTGAAAACTCCGATTCAAATAATCAGATGGAATAAATCtgagattattttaaaaaaccttttcaCCATAAACATTTTCAAAGTAAGACgtgaattaaaataaactgGAGGAGACGCAGACGTCTCAGGTGGTCCTCAGTCCTGCAGGCTCACCGTCTCTGTGGTCCTCAGTCCTGCAGGCTCACCGTCTCTGTGGTCCTCAGTCCTGCAGGCTCACCGTCTCAGGTGGTCCTCAGTCCTGCAGGCTCACCGTCTCAGGTGGTCCTCAGTCCTGCAGGCTCACCGTCTCTGTGGTCCTCAGTCCTGCAGGCTCACCGTCTCTGTGGTCCTCAGTCCTGCAGGCTCACCGTCTCAGGTGGTCCTCAGTCCTGCAGGCTCACCGTCTCAGGTGGTCCTCAGTCCTGCAGGCTCACTGTCTCTGTATGTAATGAGCGTGGTGATGATGAGGTCAAAGATGGCGGTGGGACAGTGGCGGTGAAGGAACGGCAGAAGCCAGCCCATCTGTCCAGGTGAGTACACGGCTCTGGGATGGACGGACAGCAGAGCGTGACACATGGCATCCACCACAGGGGACAGATCCTCTGCCGAAGTCTGGGACATGGAGGACAGACAGGAGGGGAGGGACGAGATGTACGAGTCCCCATAATCCTCTCTGGCTTCAGAGGACGCCGACGCCAGGAGGTGGTCTTTGTAATGACTAATGACATCACTGTCCCCAAACAGATCTGACAGGAAAAAgacgatgacatcatcatcaccaccaccaccatcatcttcatcaccaccatcgtcgtcatcatcaccaacaccaccaccaccaccatcatcttcCTCACTCACTGGTTCTGAACCCTGATGGTTGGATCAGTGACACGTTCACGTTCCACTGAGAAGTTTCCAGTCTCATCATGGCGGAGAAAGCGCCGAGTGCAGCTTTAGACGCTCCGTACGCAGCGAACAGTGGCATCGGAACCTCCGCTGCAGGACAAGAAGAGGAGGCGTGGCctttactgatttatttgttgaaGAGTGAGTCAAACTACAGTCCTTAGTTACAGTGAtctcattaaagctgcagtatgtaaccaGCATTGCTGTAAGTTCTTGTCGAAGGAACTCACTGCACATCGGATTGAAtcatcataacatacatgatctcaggtctctgtacatagacaacatcatggagcagagaaacacaacagttcacacaatgaacaaacactaggcttcagtggagagaaacaactctgacagaaccagaatcacatgtgcagcatctgcctcgaccggttggggtgaaaggaaaataggGGACAATCGCAACAACTGCAACCACTTCAACAACCTCAACTTCAACAACTTCAACAAGCTCAACAACTTCAATGTCAACAACCTCCACAACGGTAGCTAACAACAGCTAACAGTAGCTAGCCTGAGGTGGTTTGTGTCCACGTGTTTTTCCGTTGTCTCCGTGAGACGTCTCATTGAAACGTCTCCACATGACTCATCGCGTTTCTCACGATATATGAATATACGGTGACATtcccgcgctgcacacaggaagtgacggaGACAACGGCAACAGTCAAATGTAAAATGAGACGTGTCCCCTGTACCTGCCAGGCTGGACACGTTGACGATGCGTCCTCGTGAGCGTCTCAGCATAGGGAGGAAGACCTGACACATGTGGACAGCTGACAGGAAGTTGACGTCCATGCAGCGTCTGTAGTCAGAGAGTGGGAGGAGCTCGGCATCTGCGGGACATGGAAGGATTCCTGCGTTGttcaccaaaccccagagaccTGTGAGAAAAAACATTGACATCTGTTGACTCTGAGACTGCAGTGAGACACTGACGTCAGAAGGACACGTACCTGTGCGTCCCACCTGAGCGCAGACGTATTGACGCACTGTCTCCACCTGGACGCTGTCCGTCACGTCGAGCTGCAGCACCTGCAGCTTCTCAGACGCTCGAGCTCTCAGACGCTGAGCTCCGCCCCCTTTCACGTCCAACACTCCTGCGAACACCGTCACCCCCATGTGACTCAGCTCCAGCGCAAGGGTGTGGCCAAAGCCAGAGTCACACCCTCCATGAGGAACAGACCAATcacaacaaatgtttatttattgagaCGCACGGGAGTGTTTGATTTCATCACCTCTTAAACAAACACTtacaaaatacttaaaatactcTTCCCTCCttctctggttctggttctgattctgattctgattctggtaCTGGTTCTGGCTCTGACACCTTGTGTTACTCGTGCTGGTTATCATGGTGTCCTGTGATCACGTGACCTGAACTCTTGTCCTGTTTTTCTTGTCTGACTGAAACTGACTTTAGATTAAATCTGTCTCCATGACGACGAGCAAAAGCCACGCCCCCACCAGACACCCTTTGACctgcacagctgtgtgtgtgtgtgtgtgtgtgtgtgtctcacctgtgatAAGCACCGCCCCCCTCGTCCTTAGGTCtcgtctcctcttcctcacacagaTCTTCATCAGGACGCAGCAGAGGACGACGACTCCGCTCACAGCAGGAGAGACAATGTAACAAAGGGCGGCGGCCAACAGGACGGTCGTCCACAGGACGCCACTGGCCCCGCCCCCACGTCCATCATCGCAACCCTCTGCTCGCGTCCACACGACCGTGAAGACGCAGACGGCGGCAGCTGCGACGCCGCAGCTGAACATCATTGTCATCGTCATTGTCATCTGCTCTGAGCTCAGCTCCACTCTCAGTAATGTCATCACATGCTCCGCCcactcacacacctgcacaggtaTGTTAAAGGCGTGTTTCCTCCAaacctcctccctctgtcctgtctgtccAAGCCCCTGTCCTCCACACTCAGCTGCTCCTTCAAAAGGACAGAGGACGCAAaaggacagaagacacaaaCGGACCGAGGAAGCAAACAGACAGAGGACGCAAaaggacagaagacaaaagaaCAGAGGACGCAAaaggacagaagacacaaaaggacagaggacacaaaatGACAGAGGACACCTCAGTGATTATAGattcttttatttaaagttaaagattTTGATCACAACAAAGGAAGTgatgacacaaacaggaagttactgtgtgtgtgtgtgtgtgtgtaagttttgtgtgtgtgtctacagtaacagttTAATCTacacacatgttttacagtgaaacagacacaaaggtGCTCGATtcctcagccaatcagagggcaGCAGCGGAGGGAAGGGGTGCGTGTCCAGCAAACATCAAAGCAGGAAGAGGCGGAGCCAGGATTCAGGCAAAGTTCTTCTTCAGGAAGTTAATGAGGCCGTTAGTGGACGAGTCATGAGAGGAAACTTCCGACTGGTCCTTTAACTCAGGCTCGATCTGCTTCGCCAACTGTTTCCCCAACTCCACACTGAGATGGGGAGGGGTCACAGAGGGGGAGGGtcaggaagagaaggagaggagttACAGAGGGGGAGGGGAAAGAGCAGTTGAGCAGTTAATTTGTGAACATGACTGACAGCTAAGGTGAAGTCGTTAGCCTCTTTGCTAGCTCATGTTGGACTTCCTGAGACACTGAGGGGGAGGAGTTTCACCGTCAGCTGACTCGCATTTGGATAAATATGTAAATTCAAACGTTGTGACACACCCACAGGAAGTGTTGAGCCCCTCCCCCTGCAGTGTCTCCATGACAACGCTCCCaaggaaaacaggaagtgattgaaTGTTGACCTCACCCCCACTGGTCGTAGCTGTTAATGTTCCAGACGACGCCCTGCACGAAGATCTTGTGCTCGTACATGGCTGAAAAACAACGATCGATTAACTGttctgacaggaagtgatgtcagtgTGTAGTTTTCTCTCTGTCCTGCGTGTGGCGCCATCACTCACCAACCAGAGCGCCGAGGACAAACGGCGTCAGCTTCCTGAAGACGATGGAGTTACTCGGTTTGTTTCCCAGGAACACCTGGTGACCACAGAGAGGGCGGAGCTAAAACCTCTTAGGTCACATGTTAACACCACATTAACGTTCATGTGTGAGTGCGTTGTCGTTACTTTGTGCGGCAGCAGCTTCTCCAGAGCGTCTCCGCGCACGCCGGCGGCCTCCAGCTCTGTACGAGCCTCTGCAGCCGTCTTCCCTTTCATCAGAGCTTCAGTCTGAGCCAGGAAGTTAGCCGTGAGGATCTGTGGAGAGAGCGCAGCGTCACCTGACCTGCTCTGACAGGAAGTGCTGAGCCACATGGGGGCGTTACCTTGTGGTGGAGGTTGTCTCTGATTGGATTCTGAGTCTGAGCAGGAATGAAGAAGTCAGCAGGAATCATACGAGTTCCTGTAGAGAAATGAGCGAGTCAGTGAAGGCACCGCGCACCGAGTCAGTGAAGGCAACGCGCACCGAGTCAGTGAAGGCACTGAGTCAGTGAAGGCATTATGCACGAGTCAGTGAAGGCACCACTAGTGTTGTCGGTCTTGGTCTACTTAGACCACTTTTTGAAAGTCTCGGTCTCGTCtcggaatcgactgcatttttactcggtcttgtctcggtctcggacaaagcggactcaggattttatttcaagacctgtcaagaccacaactgtg
Encoded proteins:
- the mphosph6 gene encoding M-phase phosphoprotein 6 isoform X2, which produces MDRDSVKLSKNLLRMKFMQRGLDEETKKQLEEEEKRIISDEHWYLDVPELKSTESQIIEVDSFVPCEDLIYGRMSFRGFSPDVELMKLNGKGEEEEEKEEDESRMKTDVTDEEMALRYESLVESMKKKFVRKRERSSLDDTNRKRVFVKPQD
- the hsd17b2 gene encoding estradiol 17-beta-dehydrogenase 2, encoding MTLLRVELSSEQMTMTMTMMFSCGVAAAAVCVFTVVWTRAEGCDDGRGGGASGVLWTTVLLAAALCYIVSPAVSGVVVLCCVLMKICVRKRRRDLRTRGAVLITGCDSGFGHTLALELSHMGVTVFAGVLDVKGGGAQRLRARASEKLQVLQLDVTDSVQVETVRQYVCAQVGRTGLWGLVNNAGILPCPADAELLPLSDYRRCMDVNFLSAVHMCQVFLPMLRRSRGRIVNVSSLAAEVPMPLFAAYGASKAALGAFSAMMRLETSQWNVNVSLIQPSGFRTNLFGDSDVISHYKDHLLASASSEAREDYGDSYISSLPSCLSSMSQTSAEDLSPVVDAMCHALLSVHPRAVYSPGQMGWLLPFLHRHCPTAIFDLIITTLITYRDSEPAGLRTT
- the mphosph6 gene encoding M-phase phosphoprotein 6 isoform X1 → MDRDSVKLSKNLLRMKFMQRGLDEETKKQLEEEEKRIISDEHWYLDVPELKSTESQIIEVDSFVPCEDLIYGRMSFRGFSPDVEKLMKLNGKGEEEEEKEEDESRMKTDVTDEEMALRYESLVESMKKKFVRKRERSSLDDTNRKRVFVKPQD